Genomic segment of Tamandua tetradactyla isolate mTamTet1 chromosome 1, mTamTet1.pri, whole genome shotgun sequence:
ACAGAGTGAACtcttcactcctttttttttcaataacttCATAAGGTAAAATTGATGaacaataaactgcacatatttaaagtgtaaaatttgaAGAGTTTTGACATATTCCCCCCTCCACAGACACACACtgaaaccaccaccaccatcggGAGAATGAACATATCTATCACCCAAAAGTCTCCTCAGCCCACTTTGTACTCCACCCCTTCCTCCCCACCGCAACCACTGGTCTGCCATAATCAGATtgcattttctggaattttatacAGAATTAGCCAGTATGTACTCTTTTCTCCCCGGCTTAGATGAACTATTTTGATTTATCCATGTTTCTGCAAGTTTCAGCACTTCATCCTGCaccctctttttctttatctttctttctttttccttctttttttttggctgcatAGCATTTCATTGAATGGGAAAACCACAATTTGTTTTACCCATTCATTTGCTGATGAACATTGGAGtgttttccagtttggggctatcaTGGAAAAAGCCCCTATGAACACTCCTAAGCAAGTCTATTTgtgaatatgttttcatttatcttgggtaaaAGCCTAGGCAGGGAATGGCTGGATCATAGGATAGATGTATATTTAACTCTATTAaaaattgccaaattgtttttccaaagtgattgtatcATTTCACGCTCTCACCGATTGACTGAAATTTGGCATCAAACTCGTTCCAGTCTCAAGGCTTATGTACTTGCTGTTCTCTCTTCTGGAAGGCCTTTCCACTAGTTTTAGCCTGGCTGGCTTCCTGACATTCATATCTCAGTCCAAATGTCTAAttccaaagaggtcctccaatcACCATTTTGCATGCTTTGTTAATAACAAATTCAGGCAAGAATCATCAATTAATGGCAAACCCAGAAAGTGAAGATCTGAGGAAGAACAGGAAATGTAATACTCCCAAAATCTCTCCCCTCAAGATACTTCTTGAttacaaaggtaaaaaaaaaaatagtggcttTACAGTGGGGTAACTTAGCAGGCACCACCTTAAACCAATGAGCAAAGTTAACATCACTGATATTGGGACAAACTGTTGTCCTGAGAAGAAGCACTGAGGGAACTTTCTTTCAGTGGTATTCATGTCCAAAATATATACCTGAATCCAATCATGAGGAAATAGCATTAAATCCAAATTTaggaacattctacaaaataactggccaATACAAAAATGACAAGGTcatggaagaaaaagaggaagtaaCTGTCTTTCCAGATTAAAGGatactaaagagacatgacaactaaatgaaACATGTGACTTTGAGTTGGGTCCTGGAGAACAGCAATAAAGAACATTATTGAGACAACTCGCAAAATTTAAATATGGACAgtgaattaaataaaagaattgcATCATTATTAAAATTCTTGATTATAATAATTGTATGCAAGAGAATGTCTTTGCTCTTAGGAAATACAgacatatttaggaataaaggGGTGTGACATGTAAAACTTACTCTAAAGTGGTTTAAGAAAAAAGCCCATAGATACATGCTCTCTCTATACacaatatatacacacaatgtaaATGTAGCAAAAATTTGCTCATCTGATTGAAAAGTATATGAATGTTCATTACTATTCTTGCAATCTATgtgtgaatttaaaattttatctaaatTCTATCAGAAATGGCCTGTCCCCCACCTCCCAAGTATTCTCTATctcattcttttcttccattaCATTTGTTGAAAATTATTCTACTGTTTACTTAGTAAGAACTAAGATTTATTGTGTGCTAGGCCCTGTGCTGTTCCAAGTGCTTTAACCGTATAACCTCAATGAATCCTTTACAAGATGGGGAACAGAGACACAAGGTTGattaacttgctcaaggtcacccagGTATGTTTTGTCTCCACCAGAGGCAATTAATCTCAACTAAGGCCCAGACTTTGTCCACTGCTCCTTCCCCAGCGACCCAGAATGGTGCCTAGCACATTACAGGCGATCAACAAATATCTGTAGATtctgtcaacaaatatttatctggTACCTACTAGGCACTGGGATACAAAGTAgttaataaagtatttaaaagccCATGCCTAAACGAAGCTTATATTTAGCACTAACTctcagaccccaccccacccccgattAATCACATCATATATTTCCCTAAGTCCTAACAACTCTGGGAGGGAAGGCCGATTCTACCCATTTTGCAGAGGTTCAGAGAAAGGTAATAATCTGCCCAAGGTCAGGGAGGTAGGAGGCAGAGCCGGAATTCCAACCTTGTCCAGGCGGTTCCCAGGCCCGAGCTATAAATCAATCAAACCGGCCAATCCAATCACCCAATTAGTATTTATTAGGCGCCTACTGAGTGCGATGCCTATTCACTCTGCGCAAGCAAGGAGAGAGGGGGTACCGTGCGCAGGCTGTCACCGAGATCCTGAGGCCGCGGCGGAAAGCGGGAATTTGGCGCCTAATTTTTGTTGGTTAGGTGTTGCTGAGTGTTCTCGCCCGTGATTGGGCCCCCGCGCAGCGTTCCGGGCGCGCTCGACTGCGGCCGCTGCGTCGACCTCCGCGGGACCCGGCCGTTCAGCGTTCGGCCGGCCTTCCGAGGGATGGGCCACCAGGAGTCCCCGCTGGCCCGAACGCCGGCGGGAGGTGCGGCTTATATAAAAGGGTTATGTAAAGGGCTCAGGCAGCGCGAACACGTGGAGACCCGCGGGAGCTCGGGCGTCCGGTCTTTCTCTGAAAACGCCGCTGCCACCACCGGTGCAGCGGCAGGAGTCTTCGCACGCCCGGCCCTGGCCACCGATTCTCGTTCAGCTAAGTCCCGGAGGCGGCCCCGGCCCGGAGCGGACCATCCCCAGCCGGCGACTCTAGGGGGAAAACGGGCCGTCCGGAAATGGAGGGGCGCCGGCCAGGTAAGGGCACCCTCCGCGAAGTAAAGACAAGCGCCTAAGCGGAAACTACTCCCGCTGCTTCGGGCGCTTGGGGAGGGCAAGCGGGCCCCTAGCTTGGCGCGCCCAGGGACGCCTGGCTTGAAAGCCAAACCCCTCACCCTGCTGCCCGTGGGGACTTGGGTCGGTCCGCTGGGCGACGCTCTGGCTTAATTCAGTGGACTGTTTACACCCGGGAGAATACAAGGCGGGACGCGGTTAGGGGAATTTTACAGGGGTCCAGGAAGGGGAAAATATTTTAGCAGCCAGAGTCACGCCTTGAGCCTATTTTCGTAAGTCGTGAAGACTGGTGATCTTTCGTTTCTCTTATTCCTACACGATAAATTGGCCGAGAAAGCCGGGagtgtttgttttcctttccgGTTCTCCCTCTGAGCTGCTGTCGTATGGTTCTGTCTTTCCCGCTTTCCCTTCCCATCCCCCTTTCTATCAGCAGCGGTGGCTTCAGTCTTAAAGGGGCCGTGACCGCCGGAGGAGAAGGGCCCGCGTCTCTCGCTTCCCCGCCACGGCCTAGTTGCCTAACCGATTATTTTTCTCGTAGATCGCAATCCAAGGTCCCGTTCCTCCGCGTCCCGTGATCGGACGGAGGGATGAGGCAGGGGGGTCTCGGGCAGCGCCGTTGCTGCTCCCCCCGCCGATCGCAGCCATGGAAACGGGGGAGGAGGACGGCGCCCGCAGAGGTACACAAAGCCCGGAGCGGAAAAGGCGAAGCCCACTGCCGCGGGCGCCCAGCGCGAAGCTGAGGCCGGCGGCTGCGGCCCAGGCCATGGATTCCGCGGTGGCCGAGGCCCCGGGCGAGGCCTACCCGGCGCGGCTGCGGCCGGAGGTCGGCTGCGGGTCGGCGAGGCCGCGTTACAGTCTGTTGGCGGAGATCGGGCGCGGCAGCTACGGCGTGGTTTACGAGGCGGTGGCCGGGCGCAGTGGGGCCCGAGTGGCGGTCAAGAAGATCCGCTGCGACGCCCCTGAGAACGTGGAGCTGGCGCTGGCGGAATTCTGGGCCCTGACCAGCCTCAAGCGGCGCCACCAGAACGTCGTGCAGTTTGAGGAGTGTGTCCTGCAGCGCAACGGGCTAGCCCAGCGCATGAGCCACGGCAACAAGAGCTCGCAGCTTTACCTACGCCTGGTGGAAACCTCACTCAAAGGTAAGGGCGCCATGGGCCGTCCCGCCCACTCGGGGCCTGAACCCTCAGTTCCCAGGACTTCTCGGCTCAAACTGCCCTCGGCACCCTTAGACCCAGGTTCCAGTCTGTCACCCTGGGCCCAAAACCACCCTCGGCCTCCTTTGGGGCTGTCCTCTCTTCTTGTGACCCAGTATCAGCCCTTGGCACAAACGTTACCAGGTATTTCCATAACAAGCACTCATTAAGTGCTAGCTGTTATCTTAGTAAGTGCCCAATAAGCGTGAGCACTTTTTGGTTAGGAGTGGAGGGGCTTGGGCTCAGAGTTAGCGGAAGAATTGCAGAACCTTCTCACTCTCTAGggcctcttctctttccttcccaaacaagaagaaaaaaagcacctTTACAAAACTCTTCCTCCTTGGCTAGCTTCGAATGTCCCTGGCATTCTCCAGCTCCACCCCTAAACCTCTTGCTCTCTAGTCTTTTTCCTCTGAGACCTCCAGCCCTTCATCCTGGGGTAGTCAAGCAAAATGGTGTTTCTGGCTAAGTCCTCTGGGGCAAGCAGAATAACAGCCTCACAGGTGGGCCGAGAGCTGTCACATAACAAAATACCCAACATCTTTTTCTTACGTTTTGCATTCTTACTCATTCTTTCACACCCCTGAGGCTGACTTTACTTATAGGGAAAATTCAGCAAAGCTAGGTAAGGGTAGTTGTAGTCTTGGCAGAGCTAATCATCTCAGTTGGAGAGTTTTAACTGCATGTAGGGAGTGTGTTCATCCTGAGTATTCAGTACTCACCTTATTCAGACTACAGGTGGCCGAGGATCTTTTCAGAGAGGAGAGTAGCAGTGGGCTAGAGAAGTCGGAGGAGCCTTCCTTGAGGCCGGAGAATCCAGGGGGAGGGAGTCCCAACTATGGTCTAAGCACCATCCTAAATGTCTTAAGGAAATGATTTTAGGTAATAACTTTACAAATGAGTGTTGTCCCCATTCTATAAATCGAGAAGGCCTTAGATGtgaaaaaatataacttttaatcAACTTGTAAGGGGAGTCAGAACTGACAAAGGTGTACACTCCTGGCCTTCCAGACCTCCTCATGACTTCAGTGACGAGAACCCAGATCTCCCTTGATGCACGTCCTGTATTCTTTCAGATGGATTATGGTACCCTCCCTATTCCAGGATTTACTAGAACTAATCTTTTGAGAATTAGTAGGTTTTGGGGTGGGATTTGATGAAATGGTTTCCTAAAATCTTGTTCGAGATTTTGGCCCAGGTTTACTTTTTGAGATCCCATTAGTCCATCCCAAGAAAAACCCTCATCCCATTTCAAGTCAGTTGTTTGACAGTGGAATTGGGAACATGATTAGTATCACATGGGGTCCTTTTTCAAAATAGACTTCCATCCTTATGACCATCCCTGACCTATCCATTCTAAAAGCCCACCCTCTCTTAGGGTGAATGTATTTGTTTTGGAATAAAACTCCCCAGGAGATTCTTTCAGTCTACCTATATTCTGTGCACTCTTGACTTTTTCTTAAGTCCATCCGTTCTTAGactctcttcctcctctcttaTAAGTGATCTGGACTTAAGCATTACAGGATTGCATGTATGTGTGGGAATTGGCTTTGCCAAATGGTCCCTATTTAACCACAGTTCATTGATACTGGTTTTGAAACTTGAACCTGAGTTTAAAGCTGTTGTTTATTCTCCCTGCAGAGAAaaactgttcaaatttttcttgtCTGTAGAATTGTCAACTCCACAGTAAATAATGACCCCATGGTTAATACCACCACTGGGGTTAGATTCATTTTCGGTCCTGATTTGTCTTGAAGTGACTGGCTGAGACATGAGACAAGTTGTTTAAAACCTCTAAGGAATAACCTTTATCCATAAGATAGGGATTCCTAGATCATAGGATTGTTGTGCAGACTGGGAAGTGTTGCAGGTAAGGAGGAATCCACTGCCTCAATAAGTTAGGGCCATTGCCCCCTTTGAGATTTACGGTATTCTTGTTCAGATTTCCCAGACTTGTTTAACCATGGAGCACATCTTATTTTGTGTGGTTATGCCTGTCAGCTTCCTGCACGATGCTGTCAGCCAGAAGTTGACAGAAACACTCGTATTTTCATCTTCCCTTTGCAGTTTCAAACTGAAGTATAGGAAAATGAAGTATTTAGGTTTAAACCACATACTTTCTGTCATATAATATGTTCTCAAAATAAAAGCCTCTACTATGGGTCAGGTAATATTCTAGACTGAGAGGTAGAGCAGTGAAGAGAATTGGCATTGTCCCTACTTATGGAACTGACATTCCATGTTACATGTAAAGTGTTAATTTAGCAAGTGGTAAATAAGCAGTCgttttttcttattaatatcACTGAAGGAGAACTAAGACCCATATTCCTCCGGGTTAAGTTTTCCTGACTAATGCTTCTAAAATTTAGTGGTCTTAATCTTTCCTGAGGGCCTGGATCTATAGCATGTTGATATCATCAGTAATGTCAGAGATCGAGGGAATCTTAGAGGTAACCTAGTTCAAATCACTCATTAAACAGAAAGGTTCTTTGCAAGCACCCATTGTCCAGTCTCCTGGACAGTCTCCTGCAACTTACAATGATTTTAAATAGACTAAAAAGTACTGATGTGCCTTAAAGTCTCAGCTGAACCGAATCCACATACATTTACTGAATTCTAACTATGGTATATGCAGGGGAGGAAACACTCCTTGCTGCAAAGGAACTTACATTTGAAAAGTTCAGggatcagttgaaggcttttatgCTAATCAAGCTCACTGGAGGAAATGGCAAGTTGGCTGTTGTATGGATTAAGAGGAAAGAGAATCTGGAGTTAGTGGAGAAGGTAGATTTGAAAGAAGAGTGCCTAGGACCGTGCAtagacataaagaaagaaaatgaaatttagttCACAACAGGACCAAATagagaatgtcttttttttccttcccttttcaaTCTCAACTCCCTAGTGGATATGCAGAGATTTATGTAGTTTCAACAAATTATTTGATGTGCATATAACCCagtatcaaaagaaagaaaaggaaaacttctTGAGATGCTTTTCTTGGTCTTCTCTGACTTTGTTTGATatacttttatgtattttatcctTCCTGTGTGTGAACATAGACCAAACAAGTACTGCTCAGAAGCGTTATTAGAGCGTTAGCAAGCTGTAGATAGTCAGAAGAGGTTTGAGAAGTCTGATCTGGCCTTCTGTTTCTCAGGGAAGGAAACTAAACCCCAGTAAAGGTACAGGAACTTGCCCCAAATAAGTAGCAAGCATTCAAACTGGCTTcctacactttttaaaaaaaacacattaacagTCCTGTAAATTATTTGGTTGGTGATTGTGTATTTAGCTTTTAGGCGctttttttacagaaaaaggAAACTGTTTTTATTCCCTTGTTTCATTGCTAAAGAATCCTGTCCTGAATGCACCTAGGTCAATATTCATAAATGCCATTTAGAAGCCGGCAGGCGAACCTGAGCTGATTGTCAAGCCAAAAATTCTAGTGCTCACTGTAGAactcatactgatatttctgacAAGTAGCAACCATTGAGGACAAAAAAATCCAGAACAAATTCTCAAGACCCATGAAACTGCATTGTTAGAAGCCTGGAAAAGCTGGGAGCCTAGCTTATCTCTGACTTGGTAAGACACTAGTTCTGCTTTAACAATTGTTTCATGCTTACTGTACTCAAGATACCCTTTAGGTGGCTTGAAGCGGATGGGAACCTAGCCCATTGGGAGTTTTGTCTGCCTGCACACCCGTGCTGGGTGGTCGCTGGACCACTGTGAGCCAGGCACTCTTATTAGAAGAGCTACCTGTAGTTTCCCCCATGGGGTGTGCAGAAGACACGTGCCCTAATGCAAGGTCACAAGTGAGTAGTGGGTAACCTAGAAAGTAGTAGAGGGTTTCTGGCAGTTTAGAGGTTTGGGGAAGCAGAGGACGGTAATCAAAGAAGGCTTCATTGAGCAAGTGGGATAGGACCAGGCCTTAGCAAAGCACACCT
This window contains:
- the STK35 gene encoding serine/threonine-protein kinase 35, with the translated sequence MGHQESPLARTPAGGAAYIKGLCKGLRQREHVETRGSSGVRSFSENAAATTGAAAGVFARPALATDSRSAKSRRRPRPGADHPQPATLGGKRAVRKWRGAGQIAIQGPVPPRPVIGRRDEAGGSRAAPLLLPPPIAAMETGEEDGARRGTQSPERKRRSPLPRAPSAKLRPAAAAQAMDSAVAEAPGEAYPARLRPEVGCGSARPRYSLLAEIGRGSYGVVYEAVAGRSGARVAVKKIRCDAPENVELALAEFWALTSLKRRHQNVVQFEECVLQRNGLAQRMSHGNKSSQLYLRLVETSLKGERILGYAEEPCYLWFVMEFCEGGDLNQYVLSRRPDPATNKSFMLQLTSAIAFLHKNHIVHRDLKPDNILITERSGTPILKVADFGLSKVCAGLAPRGKEGNQDNKNVNVNKYWLSSACGSDFYMAPEVWEGHYTAKADIFALGIIIWAMIERITFIDSETKKELLGTYIKQGTEIVPVGEALLENPKMELHIPQKRRTSMSEGIKQLLKDMLAANPQDRPDAFELETRMDQVTCAA